In the genome of Pseudanabaena mucicola str. Chao 1806, the window TATATAAATTATTTTCTTAAATGGTAAGGGCAATCCGTGGTAGGGGCAATTCATGAATTGCCCCTACCACGGGGGTTAAGCCACCTTAAACTGCGATACACTCACCTGTAAATTTTTGGCAACTTGCAATAGTTCCGAGAACGATCGCGCCACACGTTCGGACTGTTTAGACGTATCTTCAGCGATCGCGGCAATACTATGCATCGTCTCACCCATACGATCAGAGGTTTTAGTCTGTGTATCCGCAGCGATCGCAATTTCTTGGACTAGGGAGTTTACCTCTTGACTGACTAGTGAAATCTGAGTCAATTTTTCACGAGCCTTTTGAACTAGCTTTGTCCCTGTGACTACCTGTTCTGTACCACTTTCCATTGCGACTACAACTTCATTGGTTTGGGTTTGAATCTCTTGCACTAGCTGTTCGATTTCGACAGTTGAGGCTGCCGACTGTTCCGCAAGGGCTCGTACTTCTTCAGCAACTACGCTAAACCCGCGACCTTCTTCCCCTGCACGGGCTGCTTCGATCGCTGCGTTCAATGCTAACAAGTTAGTTTGAGCCGCAAAGTTAGCAATCAAGTTAACAATCCGCGAAATCTTTTGGGAAGTCTCACCGAGCCGTTTTACCTTTTTTGCGGTTTCGGAAACGGTTTCGCGAATCTCCGAAATACCTAACACTGTACGGTTCATCGCTTCATCCCCTTCTTGGAGTACGGTCGCCGCTACTTGCATTCCTTTTTCTGCTTGTTTCGCTTTAGTTTCTACGCCTCGACTGGATTGCGCCATGCCTTCGATTTCCGTAAGTGCCGAGTTAATTGAAGCGGATTGCGTCATCGCTTCAGTGGACACCAATCTCACGGATATTTCATTATTAACAGTGGTTTGGGTTACAGCCTGCGATGCTCCCTGCACTTCAACTACCAGTTTCCGCAAGTTCCGAATAATCGCATTGTAGGAGTCAGCGATCGTACCGACTTCATCGGCAGTCACGTTAGCCCGAATCGTTAAGTCCCCACGACTAACGGGATCAACTTCTATCAATAGTTCTAAGACTCGACGTTGTAACAGTTCTTTTGCTTGCTTTTGTTGATCCGCCCGTTCATCCGCTTCAGCCCTAGCTTCTTTTCGAGCAGTTTCTAATCTTTCCGCTTCTAGTTGTTGCGCTTCGTTGAGATATTTCAATTGATCCGCCATGATGTTAATGTTGCTAGCCAATACACCCAGTTCATCATCACTTTCAATCGTTAGACGACCATCGAGATCACCTAGACCAATTTTTGTTACAACCTGAGATGCATTTTGAATTGGCTTAACGGCACGACTAGCAATACTTGACGCGAGCAGACCAGCCACACTAGCCGTAATTATCCCCCCAATTGCAAATACTAATGCCAACTCTCCTTGCGTTCGGAATGCAACATCCTCATCGGTGGCTAAGGCGAAGCCCCAATTTAAGTTGGGGAAATTTGGCAAATCAGTTGTAGGAGCATAACCGACTAGCAGTGATTTGTTTTGCGATGTGCTGGTAGAAACAAACACCCCAGCAGTTTTACTTTCTTGGAGTGGCGCAAGTCCCGTAAATAAACTTGTAGCCTTAGTCCCAATCTTGTCTGTGTCCTCAGAGATAAAAACTAGCCCTTGATTATCTATAACCTTATAATTTCCTGCTTTATTGATATCGCTAACGACATCCTCCAAGGACTTCATCATGACCCGACTGCGGATTACACCAATTATTTGTTTAGTTTCAAGATCTCGAATTGGAGATGCTATGTGAATCACAACTTTACCTGAAGATTTTGAGGTTTGGGGTTGACTGATGACTGTATTTCTTGTTTTTAAAACTTCTTGAAAATAGTCTCGATCACTATGATTTCCCAAGGGATCACCTTTTGACTGGGCGATCACATTCCCCTGCAAATCAAAAGCAGCGATACTGTCATAGACCAAGTAAGTTTCTGCATATTTCGTCAAAACAGCAGAACGCTCGGCAGCAGTATAGATTTTACGGATTTTGGGATCCGTTAAAAATGGTAAATTCGCTAAAATCTGAGCGTCTCCATAGCGCTCAAACATAAATCGATTCAATTTATCAATCGATGAAGTCGCAAGCTGAGTTTGGGCAAAATTCGTCTGATTTTCTAAACTACTACTTGCAACTAAATAACCTGCTATACCAGCTACAAGAACAGGGAATAATGCAATTGAGAGCGCTAAAATTGTTGATTTTGCCTGTAAACTCAGCGATCGCCAAGCCCATTTTTTTGGTTTCGGTACTTGCGGCGGTAAATCATCAACTAAGTTTTCCAATGGATCGCCCAGATCTGCTTGTTCCTCGGTCAAAAAACCATCGTTAATATTTTGTGCTGCGAGATCATCGAAGTGTTGAGGTTGATTTTTAGGTTGATTACCTTGGGTCAGCATGGCTTAAGGCTCCGTGAGGAAAGTAAAAAGTAAAAAGTAAAAAGTAATTGCAAAAAAGTTGGTTTAAAAGTTGGTTTAAAAGTTGGTTTAAAAGTTGGTTTTTTGGGCAGATTGGGCGATCGCTTCACCATCAAGTACTAAAAAAGTATCTCTACTACCACTTAACCAGTACCCTCGACAAGCCTTCTGCATTACAGGATTGGCAAAGGCGAGTCCAGATGTCTGGATTTTGGAAATGTCACATTTGATCATCTGCCCCACATGAGATACGGCCAACCCAATCACCGCATCTTGGATATGCAAGAAGATAATGTGACATTTATCTTGAAATTTGCTTTGATCTTGAGCGTAGAGGGGCTTATATCCCAACATACTTGCTAAATCAATTACCCAAATCACATCACCACGCCAGTTATACACACCCATGACATAGGGGTCTATCCCTGCGATCGGGGTTATTTGCGATAAATTGACCTTCACAATTTCTAATAATTGGCTGGTCGGTAGCAAGCCCTGTTGCTGATCTTGCGCTAATGAAAATGTCAAGAATTGCTCAGTTGTTAGCGGCTCTATTAAACCCTTTGGTTCAGTTAAGCTTTTTTGATTAACTATCTGACTTGTCATGGCGATCGATCTCCTAATCCTTGACTAACAACTTAAGCGTACGGACAAGCTCAGCAGCATCGAGAGGCTTAGTCAAGTAAGCCGAAGCACCTTGTTTCATTCCCCAAAACTTATCCATCTCGCCACTCTTGGTTGACCAAAGCACGATCGGAATATCTTTAGTCTCGGGCTTATCCTTCAGATCTCGACATAGCTCAAAACCACTCTCGTTTGGCAAGACTACGTCTAAAACAATAGCGCTAGGTTTCTGTTGACTAATTTTGGTTCTCGCTTCATCACTATTCGTAGCTAAAACCGTAGTAAAGCCAGCATTTCTAAGGCTACCTGTAACAATCTCAGCTTGAGTTAAGGTATCTTCAACTACTAAAATTATGCTCATATCTATAATCCTTCCCTCTATTTAATATAATCCTTTTAATATAATCCTTCCCTCTATTTAGTACTTTGCTTACTACTTGGTCGAATTTTTTTGACTTTGGATATCTCACAGGCAGAGGCTTAATCCCGCACCTAAAATATAAGTGTTTATATATAAGTGTTTATATATCCTCAGCAACTTTTAAAAACTTGCGAAGTATCTGCAAGACTTTGGCGAGATCTGGTGGTTTGCTAAGAAAATCTGACGAACCAGCCATTTTTGACCGCACTCGATCAATTACCCCATCGTGTCCAGTCAAAATCACGATAGGAATTTCTTGAAATGTGGTAGTTTTTCTTAAAAACGTACATAATTCATAACCATTTGTATTGGGCATAATTAAATCCAGAAAAATTAAATCTGGTTTCCGTTGCAGTAAAATGCTGACACTCTGTAACGGTTCAGTAATAATCAGTACATCAAACCCAAGTGGCTCAAGGATACGCTGCATTTCCAAGCCAATCTGAGGGCTATCATCAATACAAGCAATCAAACCTTGGCGAACAACTTCAGGCGCTTTGCTCGGTTTCTTCCAATTTGGCAAAACCCAATCAGGTATTTCCCGAAACGCAACAATACCATCGACAACTAAGGGTAACAGCAATCGCATCACCCCAATTGGTGAGGAGTGCATAATAATCGACAAATCCCATAGCGTATTTTTGCCATTCAAAATTTTGTTAAGGTTGCTATAGGCTTTGCTAGAAATAGCATCAGCATCTAACATGATTTTTAACTGATCTGAATTGTTAATATAGGGCGCTAAATCAAGGGAAAATTTCTGAATCATATTCTGTACATGAGATAATCCTGACTGCTGCCACTTTAATTGGGCTGAAACAATGCTATCTAAGGTCTGTAGCAAAGGTAAGGCAACGATTGGCTTAAATGCTAATAAATCTAATGGTTCCCAAAATGATTTCGGATTCTTTTGCTCACTTAGACTATAAAAGGCTTCATGAATGCTTGACTGAATAATAGCCCGTGCTTGCTCTGTTGTCAGGAAATTATCATGAATAGCTTGTTCAATAATCTTTATCTCCCAAGCTTCGGAATTAGGATTGGCATATTCAAGTAATTCTTGAGCATTTACATTTGGCGCATGCTGCCGAATCGCTCTTGCCAATCTGCGAGTACGATGTTTCCCTCCCGTCGCATATACCAAACGTCCTAGGTAAAAATATATATTCCAAGCATGATCATCCTCTTGGTCTTCAGTTACTAACAATTTACCAGTATTCTGTGGAAACAGCATATACAACTGTCTTAAATCTTCAATAAACTTAGATTGTGATTTAATTGATGTATTCACTGGATCAGTCTTGGTAAGTGTTAAGTAGTTGACTGACTGGCAAATCTTACAAAAAACTGGCAAGATACCCTTACTACAGATTTTTAGTTTTGCAAATCAGACATATTATCTGACGTTCTGACGTAGCTTTCAAATACTTTAGTCAGTCAATGAGGTTAAGTAGGGTGTACTAAAATTCAAATTAATTTTATAGGTTGCAAGATTTTGTATAATAGTCGACAAGTCTCGTTTTGCATTAGCTTTTGTAGATGACTCACAATTACAAAAATGTCATTAATTTTGCCTCTTCTGGGGTTACAGGTATACAATGTATAGCGCAATACAATCATACTAAATACTTAGGGCTTACGCAATATCCCTAATGTAATAAATTACGGATCAAAAGCTTAAAACCGTTAAACAAGTTTCATTACAGACGTTCTTGAGTCCGCTTTAGCTGACTTTAGCTTTGCACCAATAACTTGAGTTCTTGGCGCAAAGCTAAAGTCCTATAGTTCTTGTAAGCCAGTCACACAAGCTCCATATTTTCAGCTAATTGGGGACATCGGTTTAATTTCTCCATTAATTAACTCTAGGCGATCACCATCACTAAAAACACCAACTTCATGCATGAGGTGATATTGCTGCGTGGTGAATTTGAATTTTGGGGTTAATTCTGGGGCGATCTCGATTTGATCGAGCAGTTGCACCTTAGTGATAAAAGTTGCTCTCCTTTTGGACATGAAATCATCTTAGGCGGGTTCGATACGATAAGATCTTGCTTAATAGCCAAAATTTTGTCTCACATTAATCATGACCGCAAGTACAACACTCAAATTTTCCCCTGCTGAAATTAAGGCTGAGGGCTTAACCCTTGAAGAATATCAGATGATTTGCGATCGCCTTGGGCGTGAACCTAACAAAGCTGAATTGGGGATGTTTGGGGTGATGTGGTCAGAGCATTGCTGTTATAAAAACTCGCGACCTTTGCTCAAGCAATTTCCGACTACAGGCGATCGCATTTTGGTAGGACCAGGGGAAAATGCAGGCGTGGTTAAGATTACCGATGATATTGCTATCAGTTTCAAGATTGAAAGCCATAACCGTCCTTCGGCGGTGGAGCCTTATCAAGGTGCAGCGACAGGCGTGGGCGGTATTTTGCGTGATATCTTTACAATGGGAGCGCGTCCTGTCGCGATTTTGAACTCATTACGCTTTGGCGAACTTTCCGACCCTTGGGTGCGGAGTCGCGTGAATGGCATTGTGAATGGGATTGCAGGTTATGGCAACTGTATTGGCGTTCCCACTGTGGGTGGTGAGGTTTATTTTGATAAGGCGTATAACCGTAATCCGTTAGTCAATGCGATGGCGATCGGGATTATGGAAACGAAGGAAATCGTCAAATCAGGAGCTTCTGGGATTGGGAATCCTGTAGTTTATGTAGGTTCCACTACTGGGCGCGATGGTATGAAAGGCGCGAGTTTTGCCAGTGCGGAACTTTCTGATAAATCTGAACAAAGCCGTCCTGCGGTTCAAGTGGGTGATCCCTTTTTAGAAAAGTCCCTAGTGGAAGCTTGTTTGGAAGCCTTTAAAACTGGTGCAGTGGTGGCGGCTCAGGATATGGGCGCGGCAGGTTTAACATGTTCCACTTCTGAAATGGCGGCAAAAGGTGGTGTCGGTGTATCTCTAGATTTGGATAAAATTCCTGCGCGAGAATCGGGGATGACTCCCTACGAATATCTACTTTCGGAATCACAGGAACGGATGCTCTTTGTTGCCCATAAGGGAAGAGAATCCGAGCTAATTGAGATTTTTGAACGTTGGGGACTTCATGCGGTGGTTGCTGGTGAGGTTCTCGCAGAACCAATTGTGCGGATTCTCTGGCATGGAGACGTGGCAGCGGAGATTCCTGCAACGGCTCTGGCGGATAATACGCCAATTTATCATCGCCAATTAGCAGATACCCCCGACTATGCCAAGAAAGCTTGGGCATGGGATGAGCAAGTGGCGATCGCCAATTTCCCGAAGATTAATCCTAAAGAAGCCCTATTGAAATTACTGGATACTCCTGCGATCGCTTCAAAAGCATGGGTCTATCGCCAATACGATCATCAAGTGCAAAATAATACGGTGATCTTCCCTGGGGGAGCAGATGCGGCGGTAATTCGCTTACGGAGTCAAGGTTTCGGCACTGGTGAACTCGATGCTGCTCAATGCCAAATTGATTCCCTTGCAGGGATTGCCGCGACTGTCGATTGCAATGCGCGTTATGTCTATCTTGATCCCTACGAAGGTGCAAAACTAGCCGTTGCCGAAGCCGCGAGAAATCTCTCTTGTGTTGGCGCAGATCCACTATCGGTTACGGATAATTTGAACTTTGGCAGTCCCGAACACGCGATCGGTTACTGGCAATTACACGAAGCCTGTCGGGGTAT includes:
- a CDS encoding chemotaxis protein CheW: MTSQIVNQKSLTEPKGLIEPLTTEQFLTFSLAQDQQQGLLPTSQLLEIVKVNLSQITPIAGIDPYVMGVYNWRGDVIWVIDLASMLGYKPLYAQDQSKFQDKCHIIFLHIQDAVIGLAVSHVGQMIKCDISKIQTSGLAFANPVMQKACRGYWLSGSRDTFLVLDGEAIAQSAQKTNF
- a CDS encoding response regulator; translation: MNTSIKSQSKFIEDLRQLYMLFPQNTGKLLVTEDQEDDHAWNIYFYLGRLVYATGGKHRTRRLARAIRQHAPNVNAQELLEYANPNSEAWEIKIIEQAIHDNFLTTEQARAIIQSSIHEAFYSLSEQKNPKSFWEPLDLLAFKPIVALPLLQTLDSIVSAQLKWQQSGLSHVQNMIQKFSLDLAPYINNSDQLKIMLDADAISSKAYSNLNKILNGKNTLWDLSIIMHSSPIGVMRLLLPLVVDGIVAFREIPDWVLPNWKKPSKAPEVVRQGLIACIDDSPQIGLEMQRILEPLGFDVLIITEPLQSVSILLQRKPDLIFLDLIMPNTNGYELCTFLRKTTTFQEIPIVILTGHDGVIDRVRSKMAGSSDFLSKPPDLAKVLQILRKFLKVAEDI
- a CDS encoding methyl-accepting chemotaxis protein — translated: MLTQGNQPKNQPQHFDDLAAQNINDGFLTEEQADLGDPLENLVDDLPPQVPKPKKWAWRSLSLQAKSTILALSIALFPVLVAGIAGYLVASSSLENQTNFAQTQLATSSIDKLNRFMFERYGDAQILANLPFLTDPKIRKIYTAAERSAVLTKYAETYLVYDSIAAFDLQGNVIAQSKGDPLGNHSDRDYFQEVLKTRNTVISQPQTSKSSGKVVIHIASPIRDLETKQIIGVIRSRVMMKSLEDVVSDINKAGNYKVIDNQGLVFISEDTDKIGTKATSLFTGLAPLQESKTAGVFVSTSTSQNKSLLVGYAPTTDLPNFPNLNWGFALATDEDVAFRTQGELALVFAIGGIITASVAGLLASSIASRAVKPIQNASQVVTKIGLGDLDGRLTIESDDELGVLASNINIMADQLKYLNEAQQLEAERLETARKEARAEADERADQQKQAKELLQRRVLELLIEVDPVSRGDLTIRANVTADEVGTIADSYNAIIRNLRKLVVEVQGASQAVTQTTVNNEISVRLVSTEAMTQSASINSALTEIEGMAQSSRGVETKAKQAEKGMQVAATVLQEGDEAMNRTVLGISEIRETVSETAKKVKRLGETSQKISRIVNLIANFAAQTNLLALNAAIEAARAGEEGRGFSVVAEEVRALAEQSAASTVEIEQLVQEIQTQTNEVVVAMESGTEQVVTGTKLVQKAREKLTQISLVSQEVNSLVQEIAIAADTQTKTSDRMGETMHSIAAIAEDTSKQSERVARSFSELLQVAKNLQVSVSQFKVA
- a CDS encoding response regulator translates to MSIILVVEDTLTQAEIVTGSLRNAGFTTVLATNSDEARTKISQQKPSAIVLDVVLPNESGFELCRDLKDKPETKDIPIVLWSTKSGEMDKFWGMKQGASAYLTKPLDAAELVRTLKLLVKD
- the purL gene encoding phosphoribosylformylglycinamidine synthase subunit PurL, translated to MTASTTLKFSPAEIKAEGLTLEEYQMICDRLGREPNKAELGMFGVMWSEHCCYKNSRPLLKQFPTTGDRILVGPGENAGVVKITDDIAISFKIESHNRPSAVEPYQGAATGVGGILRDIFTMGARPVAILNSLRFGELSDPWVRSRVNGIVNGIAGYGNCIGVPTVGGEVYFDKAYNRNPLVNAMAIGIMETKEIVKSGASGIGNPVVYVGSTTGRDGMKGASFASAELSDKSEQSRPAVQVGDPFLEKSLVEACLEAFKTGAVVAAQDMGAAGLTCSTSEMAAKGGVGVSLDLDKIPARESGMTPYEYLLSESQERMLFVAHKGRESELIEIFERWGLHAVVAGEVLAEPIVRILWHGDVAAEIPATALADNTPIYHRQLADTPDYAKKAWAWDEQVAIANFPKINPKEALLKLLDTPAIASKAWVYRQYDHQVQNNTVIFPGGADAAVIRLRSQGFGTGELDAAQCQIDSLAGIAATVDCNARYVYLDPYEGAKLAVAEAARNLSCVGADPLSVTDNLNFGSPEHAIGYWQLHEACRGIADACRELSTPVTGGNVSLYNETIDSEGNAQPIYPTPVIGMVGLVEDVTKVVGQGWQNVGDAVYLLGIDRASLAGSEYLASVIGEVTGRPQPVDFELERQVQAACRQGIAQGLTQSAHDCAEGGLAVAIAESSISGKLTAQIQLALPEGLNLTQLLFGEGASRIVVSVKLSDRDKWEAYLTSQLGNAWQYIGKVSDATCDLTIAVNGVQEIAVSLSEITKNFSEAIPKRMGHTL